In Saccharomyces cerevisiae S288C chromosome XV, complete sequence, the following proteins share a genomic window:
- a CDS encoding uncharacterized protein (hypothetical protein; potential Cdc28p substrate; YOL036W has a paralog, YIR016W, that arose from the whole genome duplication), which translates to MEHQDSSPPRFRNSGSNRVTVYNGTTLPTMPKSATPTSSSTTVTTHLQNIKEEETNDDELTQVDRSSPRVLGRISSTSSSSSNIDLRDNLDMLHEIEKSNTNISLSAPNLHEELGVLSDKGNSKEELALLPPLPHTGEMEITPQFDINEAIFERDDISHSSRLEPDDVLTKLANSTRDATGEDQGFVVMTHGHDASTNDDSQLSATILDNQTSFDLSKALEMTSHSNISNIINSSGSEGRRSRTPVSNSTLKPNLSSPESAEREANTTSSSSTSDHGATMQYDPKKIITPIPVLPSSVREQQQNNAPLRERSRSNSSALASTLRDTIISGLPQNINSVERKLSRKSNRSRKNTVTFEDRLQKLPPLSTQISNQYAKVAPAENNIALHFHNLPTPVSNTQTPVTFQSESGLTGGEKKMPFLRRASSALLRKTSAKNCSNLTRTNTPTLSTSSTFESDLNARQPMLIRRSSTIDNKLPRRQLSCSKLYSRLNSDSKFANSSRASEEVLVSTPNDTEHVYRKTSLGSKIKRGFTRILSDSNNSKEILTLSPKSMVTTGPTELSFSSLSTVGGHPTTPVSKENDRVSIDGVSTFNRASTSLPESSTDDISPLREEGKINVPKRTSSRKILSKNSSKKNVLPEQQTKPSEIYLDKEALQSFVPVLSVTEGTHRINRSSLQTQSTIGLCITNLRNKEGMKLNAKEYVEILAQQQRKEDERYAVLERKFASCRWCSDKDLQYLKKKRISMNKIWSDYVRFYRGKLNNP; encoded by the coding sequence ATGGAACACCAAGATAGTTCGCCACCTAGATTCAGGAACTCTGGCTCTAATAGAGTCACTGTGTATAACGGTACTACCCTGCCTACGATGCCCAAGAGCGCCACACCAACATCGAGCTCAACAACAGTTACTACGCATTTGCAAAATATTAAGGAGGAGGAAACAAACGATGACGAACTCACCCAAGTGGATCGTTCATCTCCTCGTGTTTTGGGGAGGATCTCCTCTACgtcctcatcttcatccaaTATTGATTTGCGCGATAACTTGGACATGTTACACgaaatagaaaaatcaaatactaatatttctttatcagCTCCTAATTTGCATGAGGAACTGGGCGTTCTCAGCGATAAAGGTAACagtaaagaagaattggcTTTGTTACCACCTTTACCTCACACAGGAGAAATGGAAATCACTCCACAATTTGATATCAACGAGGCTATTTTTGAACGAGATGACATCAGCCACTCTTCAAGGCTAGAACCAGATGACGTGTTAACAAAGTTAGCGAACTCTACTCGAGATGCTACGGGTGAAGATCAGGGGTTTGTTGTCATGACTCATGGCCACGATGCGTCGACAAACGACGATTCGCAATTAAGCGCTACTATTCTTGACAATCAGACGTCATTTGATCTTTCTAAAGCTCTAGAGATGACTAGCCattcaaatatttctaatattattaatagTTCCGGTTCTGAGGGAAGACGTTCAAGGACACCGGTAAGCAATTCCACTCTGAAACCAAATTTATCATCTCCTGAAAGCGCAGAACGTGAAGCAAACACGACTTCGTCCTCCTCTACGTCGGATCACGGGGCAACAATGCAATATGAtcccaagaaaataataactcCAATTCCTGTTTTACCTTCCTCTGTCCGTGAACAGCAACAGAACAATGCACCTTTGAGAGAAAGAAGCAGATCTAATTCTAGTGCACTGGCATCTACACTGAGAGATACGATCATTTCAGGACTGCCTCAAAATATTAATTCTGTAGAAAGAAAGTTATCAAGGAAGAGTAACAGGAGTAGGAAGAATACGGTGACTTTTGAAGATCGTCTTCAGAAATTGCCACCCTTAAGCACCCAAATTTCGAACCAGTACGCCAAGGTAGCACCAGCTGAGAACAATATCGCCTTACACTTTCATAACTTACCTACACCAGTATCAAACACTCAAACGCCTGTTACGTTTCAGTCTGAATCCGGACTGACAGGgggagaaaagaaaatgccTTTTTTGAGAAGAGCATCTAGTGCCCTATTAAGAAAGACATCTGCCAAAAATTGCTCCAATTTAACCAGAACAAATACACCTACTTTATCGACATCCTCAACATTTGAGTCAGATCTAAATGCTCGGCAGCCCATGCTAATTCGACGATCTTCCACTATTGATAATAAACTACCTAGGAGGCAGCTTTCGTGCTCGAAGCTTTATTCGCGCCTCAATTCGGACAGCAAGTTTGCGAATAGCAGTCGAGCTTCGGAGGAGGTCTTAGTGTCCACTCCAAATGACACAGAACACGTCTACAGAAAGACATCTCTAGGTTCTAAGATAAAGAGAGGTTTTACTAGAATATTGAGCGAcagtaataatagtaaGGAAATTCTCACTTTATCACCCAAATCTATGGTGACTACGGGGCCTACAGAATTGTCGTTTTCCTCTTTATCAACCGTGGGAGGACATCCGACAACGCCAGtctcaaaagaaaatgatcGAGTTTCAATAGATGGCGTGAGTACATTTAATCGAGCATCAACATCTCTTCCAGAATCATCAACAGACGACATCTCTCCACTACGCGAAGAAGGTAAGATTAATGTTCCTAAAAGAACGTCAAGTAGAAAGATACTGTCTAAAAATtcaagcaaaaaaaatgtactGCCTGAACAGCAAACAAAGCCAAGTGAAATATATCTGGATAAAGAAGCCTTACAAAGTTTTGTTCCCGTACTCTCTGTCACAGAGGGTACTCATCGCATCAATCGCTCGTCGTTACAAACGCAATCTACCATCGGATTATGCATTACCAATTtaagaaacaaagaaggCATGAAGCTCAATGCCAAGGAATACGTGGAAATCCTGGCTCAGCAGCAACGCAAGGAAGATGAAAGGTATGCtgttttggaaagaaaatttgcaTCTTGTAGATGGTGCAGTGATAAGGACCTGCagtatttgaaaaagaaacgaatttCCATGAATAAGATATGGTCTGATTATGTCCGATTTTACCGTGGAAAGTTGAACAACCCatga
- the RPS15 gene encoding 40S ribosomal protein uS19 RPS15 (Protein component of the small (40S) ribosomal subunit; homologous to mammalian ribosomal protein S15 and bacterial S19) yields MSQAVNAKKRVFKTHSYRGVDLEKLLEMSTEDFVKLAPARVRRRFARGMTSKPAGFMKKLRAAKLAAPENEKPAPVRTHMRNMIIVPEMIGSVVGIYNGKAFNQVEIRPEMLGHYLGEFSITYTPVRHGRAGATTSRFIPLK; encoded by the coding sequence ATGTCTCAAGCTGTTAATGCCAAGAAGAGAGTTTTTAAGACCCACTCTTACAGAGGTGtcgatttggaaaaattgttggaaaTGTCCACTGAAGATTTCGTCAAGTTGGCCCCAGCTAGAgttagaagaagatttgCCCGTGGTATGACTTCCAAGCCAGCCGGTTTCATGAAGAAGTTGAGAGCTGCCAAGTTGGCTGCCccagaaaatgaaaagcCAGCTCCAGTCAGAACCCACATGAGAAACATGATCATTGTTCCAGAAATGATCGGTTCCGTCGTCGGTATCTACAACGGTAAGGCTTTCAACCAAGTTGAAATCAGACCAGAAATGTTGGGTCACTATTTGGGTGAATTCTCCATTACTTACACCCCAGTCAGACATGGTAGAGCCGGTGCTACTACTTCCCGTTTCATCCCATTGAAATAA
- the RPP2A gene encoding ribosomal protein P2 RPP2A (Ribosomal protein P2 alpha; a component of the ribosomal stalk, which is involved in the interaction between translational elongation factors and the ribosome; free (non-ribosomal) P2 stimulates the phosphorylation of the eIF2 alpha subunit (Sui2p) by Gcn2p; regulates the accumulation of P1 (Rpp1Ap and Rpp1Bp) in the cytoplasm), with amino-acid sequence MKYLAAYLLLNAAGNTPDATKIKAILESVGIEIEDEKVSSVLSALEGKSVDELITEGNEKLAAVPAAGPASAGGAAAASGDAAAEEEKEEEAAEESDDDMGFGLFD; translated from the coding sequence ATGAAGTACTTAGCTGCTTACCTATTATTGAACGCTGCTGGTAACACCCCAGATGCCACCAAGATTAAGGCTATTTTGGAATCCGTCGGTATCGAAATCGAAGACGAAAAGGTTTCCTCCGTTTTGTCCGCTTTGGAAGGTAAGTCTGTTGACGAATTAATTACTGAAGGTAACGAAAAGTTGGCTGCTGTTCCAGCTGCTGGTCCAGCTTCTGCTGGCGGTGCTGCTGCTGCCTCTGGTGATGCTGctgctgaagaagaaaaggaagaagaagccGCTGAAGAATCTGACGACGACATGGGTTTCGGTTTATTCGACTAA
- a CDS encoding uncharacterized protein (hypothetical protein; identified by SAGE analysis): MKYMGSFLRKAATTNLFNSIKKRKVQNRAMS, translated from the coding sequence ATGAAATACATGGGGTCCTTCCTGAGGAAAGCGGCTACAACAAATTTATTCAATagcataaaaaaaaggaaggtaCAAAACAGAGCCATGTCATAG
- the OPI10 gene encoding Opi10p (Protein with a possible role in phospholipid biosynthesis; null mutant displays an inositol-excreting phenotype that is suppressed by exogenous choline; protein abundance increases in response to DNA replication stress), whose product MFAAIASGNPLQLSVEVPNSNGLQHTIVLSRTKPKLYSHITLFILPNVTFPQDYIATVYFKLSPQEEFKLFGYLSSEKPSAIFKVQIPSSKKDAGDTSDGLGEIDMDVDDGSGAADPFTDTNGSSSNNISELIIGISIEPREQGMMKLEEWKASMNAEAQKNNSLILSRPNLGIIRNITTAGQLAQVYPSLTQELAAKIVQHAYNYLSGFLDAQGNVPIKRFDTWWDKFRNRLANDGTFLDEVTKN is encoded by the coding sequence atgttTGCTGCAATTGCCTCAGGAAATCCATTGCAACTATCGGTAGAAGTCCCCAATTCAAATGGGTTACAGCATACAATTGTCCTTTCTCGAACGAAACCGAAACTATACTCGCATATAACACTGTTTATATTACCTAATGTTACCTTTCCTCAGGATTATATAGCTACAGTCTATTTCAAACTTAGCCCTCAGGAAGAATTTAAACTATTTGGGTACCTAAGCAGTGAGAAACCCAGTGCCATATTCAAAGTGCAAATACCGAGCTCGAAGAAAGACGCTGGAGATACAAGTGATGGATTAGGTGAGATAGACATGGATGTAGATGATGGTTCGGGGGCCGCTGATCCGTTTACTGACACCAATGGAAGTAGCAGTAATAACATATCAGAATTGATTATTGGTATTTCCATTGAGCCTCGAGAACAAGGAATGATGAAATTAGAAGAGTGGAAGGCCAGCATGAATGCCGAAGCACAAAAGAACAACTCATTGATCTTGTCAAGACCTAACTTAGGAATAATTCGAAATATTACCACGGCAGGGCAGTTGGCACAAGTTTACCCTTCATTGACACAAGAATTGGCCGCCAAAATCGTTCAGCATGCATATAACTATTTATCAGGGTTCCTAGATGCTCAGGGAAACGTGCCCATCAAGAGGTTTGATACATGGTGGGACAAATTTAGAAATAGACTGGCCAACGACGGGACGTTTTTGGATGAAGTAACTAAAAATTAG
- the MSE1 gene encoding glutamate--tRNA ligase MSE1 (Mitochondrial glutamyl-tRNA synthetase; predicted to be palmitoylated) — translation MIMLRIPTRSYCSPSKLIKGVGLSPLKKSLLSKKIKEDIHPSLPVRTRFAPSPTGFLHLGSLRTALYNYLLARNTNGQFLLRLEDTDQKRLIEGAEENIYEILKWCNINYDETPIKQSERKLIYDKYVKILLSSGKAYRCFCSKERLNDLRHSAMELKPPSMASYDRCCAHLGEEEIKSKLAQGIPFTVRFKSPERYPTFTDLLHGQINLQPQVNFNDKRYDDLILVKSDKLPTYHLANVVDDHLMGITHVIRGEEWLPSTPKHIALYNAFGWACPKFIHIPLLTTVGDKKLSKRKGDMSISDLKRQGVLPEALINFCALFGWSPPRDLASKKHECFSMEELETIFNLNGLTKGNAKVDDKKLWFFNKHFLQKRILNPSTLRELVDDIMPSLESIYNTSTISREKVAKILLNCGGSLSRINDFHDEFYYFFEKPKYNDNDAVTKFLSKNESRHIAHLLKKLGQFQEGTDAQEVESMVETMYYENGFSRKVTYQAMRFALAGCHPGAKIAAMIDILGIKESNKRLSEGLQFLQREKK, via the coding sequence atGATCATGTTGAGAATACCGACACGGTCTTATTGTTCACCTTCGAAGCTAATAAAGGGCGTAGGTCTCTCaccattgaagaaatctcTGTTatccaagaaaataaaggaagatATCCATCCTTCTTTACCTGTTAGAACTAGGTTTGCGCCTTCTCCAACTGGGTTTTTACACTTGGGGTCACTGAGAACAGCCCTTTACAATTACCTATTAGCAAGAAACACCAATGGGCAGTTTTTGCTTCGTTTAGAAGATACAGACCAGAAGAGGCTAATAGAGGGagcagaagaaaacatcTACGAGATTCTGAAATGGTGTAACATAAACTACGATGAAACCCCTATAAAGCAAAGTGAAAGGAAACTAATATATGACAAATatgtaaaaatattactatCTTCTGGGAAGGCGTATAGATGTTTTTGTTCAAAGGAGCGATTGAACGATTTGAGACACTCTGCAATGGAATTGAAACCTCCTTCGATGGCAAGCTATGATCGATGTTGTGCACACTTAGGGgaggaagaaataaaatctAAGCTAGCGCAAGGTATACCTTTCACTGTGCGGTTTAAATCGCCAGAACGATATCCAACGTTTACTGATCTTTTACATGGACAAATAAATCTTCAACCGCAAGTAAACTTTAACGATAAACGGTACGATGACCTTATCCTTGTTAAGTCGGATAAGTTGCCAACCTATCATCTGGCAAATGTTGTGGATGACCATTTGATGGGAATAACCCATGTTATAAGAGGTGAGGAATGGCTGCCCTCTACTCCTAAACATATCGCCCTATATAATGCATTTGGGTGGGCTTGCCCAAAGTTCATCCACATTCCCTTATTGACGACGGTTGGTGATAAGAAATTgagtaaaagaaaaggtgATATGTCTATCTCGGATTTAAAAAGACAGGGAGTTTTGCCAGAAGCTTTGATTAACTTTTGTGCGCTATTTGGCTGGTCTCCTCCAAGAGATCTGGCTTCGAAAAAGCATGAGTGTTTTTCAATGGAGGAATTGGAAACCATTTTTAATTTGAATGGTTTGACGAAGGGAAATGCCAAAGTcgatgataaaaaattgtGGTTCTTCAATAAGcattttttgcaaaaaagaatactTAATCCTTCTACATTGAGGGAGCTTGTCGACGACATTATGCCTTCTTTAGAGTCCATATATAACACATCTACCATAAGCCGTGAGAAAGTAGCTAAAATTTTACTGAACTGTGGTGGTTCTCTATCAAGGATTAACGATTTTCATGatgaattttattatttttttgaaaagccCAAatataatgataatgatgcTGTCACGAAATTTCTAAGCAAGAACGAAAGCCGCCACATTGCTCACTTATTGAAGAAGCTTGGACAGTTTCAAGAGGGCACCGATGCTCAAGAAGTCGAATCTATGGTCGAAACGATGTATTATGAGAACGGTTTTTCTAGGAAAGTCACGTATCAGGCAATGAGATTTGCTCTTGCGGGATGTCACCCAGGTGCCAAAATAGCAGCCATGATAGATATTTTGGGCATCAAGGAAAGTAACAAAAGATTATCCGAAGGTTTACAGTTCTTGcaaagagagaaaaagtaa
- the SMC5 gene encoding DNA repair ATPase SMC5 (Subunit of the SMC5-SMC6 complex; the SMC5-SMC6 complex plays a key role in the removal of X-shaped DNA structures that arise between sister chromatids during DNA replication and repair; binds single-stranded DNA and has ATPase activity; supports nucleolar function; S. pombe homolog forms a heterodimer with S. pombe Rad18p that is involved in DNA repair), with translation MTSLIDLGRYVERTHHGEDTEPRSKRVKIAKPDLSSFQPGSIIKIRLQDFVTYTLTEFNLSPSLNMIIGPNGSGKSTFVCAVCLGLAGKPEYIGRSKKVEDFIKNGQDVSKIEITLKNSPNVTDIEYIDARDETIKITRIITRSKRRSDYLINDYQVSESVVKTLVAQLNIQLDNLCQFLSQERVEEFARLKSVKLLVETIRSIDASLLDVLDELRELQGNEQSLQKDLDFKKAKIVHLRQESDKLRKSVESLRDFQNKKGEIELHSQLLPYVKVKDHKEKLNIYKEEYERAKANLRAILKDKKPFANTKKTLENQVEELTEKCSLKTDEFLKAKEKINEIFEKLNTIRDEVIKKKNQNEYYRGRTKKLQATIISTKEDFLRSQEILAQTHLPEKSVFEDIDIKRKEIINKEGEIRDLISEIDAKANAINHEMRSIQRQAESKTKSLTTTDKIGILNQDQDLKEVRDAVLMVREHPEMKDKILEPPIMTVSAINAQFAAYLAQCVDYNTSKALTVVDSDSYKLFANPILDKFKVNLRELSSADTTPPVPAETVRDLGFEGYLSDFITGDKRVMKMLCQTSKIHTIPVSRRELTPAQIKKLITPRPNGKILFKRIIHGNRLVDIKQSAYGSKQVFPTDVSIKQTNFYQGSIMSNEQKIRIENEIINLKNEYNDRKSTLDALSNQKSGYRHELSELASKNDDINREAHQLNEIRKKYTMRKSTIETLREKLDQLKREARKDVSQKIKDIDDQIQQLLLKQRHLLSKMASSMKSLKNCQKELISTQILQFEAQNMDVSMNDVIGFFNEREADLKSQYEDKKKFVKEMRDTPEFQSWMREIRSYDQDTKEKLNKVAEKYEEEGNFNLSFVQDVLDKLESEIAMVNHDESAVTILDQVTAELRELEHTVPQQSKDLETIKAKLKEDHAVLEPKLDDIVSKISARFARLFNNVGSAGAVRLEKPKDYAEWKIEIMVKFRDNAPLKKLDSHTQSGGERAVSTVLYMIALQEFTSAPFRVVDEINQGMDSRNERIVHKAMVENACAENTSQYFLITPKLLTGLHYHEKMRIHCVMAGSWIPNPSEDPKMIHFGETSNYSFD, from the coding sequence ATGACCAGTCTAATAGATTTGGGCAGATATGTTGAAAGAACGCATCATGGAGAAGATACAGAGCCAAGATCGAAAAGGGTAAAAATCGCAAAACCTGACTTGTCTTCCTTCCAACCAGGCAGCATTATTAAGATCCGTTTACAGGATTTTGTTACTTACACTTTAACCGAATTCAATCTTTCACCGTCTTTAAATATGATCATTGGGCCAAACGGATCTGGAAAATCTACTTTCGTATGCGCAGTGTGTTTAGGATTGGCTGGTAAACCCGAGTATATTGGTAGGAGTAAAAAAGTGGAagatttcatcaaaaatgGTCAAgatgtttcaaaaattgaaatcaccttgaaaaattcaccaAATGTTACTGATATTGAATACATAGACGCACGTGATGAAACAATAAAGATTACCAGGATTATTACGAGATCCAAGAGGAGATCGGATTATCTAATAAATGACTACCAGGTATCTGAGAGTGTAGTTAAAACTTTAGTTGCTCAGCTGAACATTCAGTTGGATAATCTTTGTCAATTTTTATCTCAAGAGCGTGTTGAGGAGTTTGCTCGCTTGAAGTCAGTTAAATTATTAGTAGAGACTATAAGGTCAATCGATGCAAGCTTATTGGATGTGTTGGATGAACTAAGGGAATTACAAGGAAATGAGCAAAGCTTGCAAAAAGATCTCGATTTTAAAAAAGCTAAAATTGTTCATTTGAGACAAGAAAGTGATAAACTACGTAAATCAGTTGAATCTTTACgagattttcaaaataagAAGGGTGAAATCGAGTTACACTCCCAACTATTACCTTATGTGAAAGTAAAGGACCATAAAGAAAAGCTAAACATatataaagaagaatacgAACGAGCGAAAGCGAACTTAAGGGCTATACTGAAGGATAAAAAACCATTTGCAAATACTAAGAAGACTTTGGAAAATCAGGTGGAAGAGTTAACAGAGAAGTGTTCCCTAAAAACTGATGAGTTCCtgaaagcaaaagaaaagatcaacGAAATCTtcgaaaaattaaatactATTAGGGATGAGGtcatcaaaaagaaaaaccagAACGAATATTATAGAGGAAGAACCAAAAAACTACAGGCCACCATTATTAGTACAAAGGAAGATTTTCTAAGGAGTCAGGAAATATTAGCACAAACACATCTTCCTGAGAAAAGCGTATTTGAAGATATAGACattaaaagaaaggaaattattaataaaGAAGGCGAAATTAGGGATCTTATTTCCGAAATTGATGCGAAGGCGAACGCTATTAATCATGAGATGAGAAGCATACAGAGACAAGCTGAAAGCAAGACCAAATCCCTTACAACAACTGATAAAATCGGTATCTTAAATCAGGACCAGGATTTAAAGGAGGTCCGTGATGCTGTGTTGATGGTTAGAGAGCATCCAGAAATGAAAGATAAAATTCTAGAACCGCCAATAATGACCGTGTCTGCCATTAACGCTCAATTTGCTGCATATTTAGCACAATGTGTGGATTATAATACGAGTAAAGCCTTGACTGTTGTTGATTCTGATTCTTACAAGCTATTTGCAAATCCAATTCTTGACAAATTCAAGGTTAATTTGAGAGAACTCTCCAGTGCAGACACCACCCCTCCTGTACCAGCGGAAACGGTGAGGGACCTGGGATTTGAGGGTTATCTATCCGATTTTATTACCGGTGATAAGAGGGTTATGAAAATGCTTTGTCAAACTAGCAAAATTCATACTATACCGGTATCAAGAAGGGAATTGACGCCTGCTCAGATAAAGAAGTTGATTACACCAAGACCGAATGggaaaattctttttaaaAGGATTATTCATGGGAATAGGTTAGTCGATATCAAGCAATCAGCATATGGTAGTAAGCAGGTCTTTCCTACTGACGTTAGTATTAAACAAACTAATTTTTATCAGGGATCAATCATGTCAAATGAGCAGAAAAttagaattgaaaatgaaattatcaACTTAAAGAATGAATACAACGATCGAAAATCTACGTTAGATGCATTGTCAAACCAGAAAAGTGGTTATAGGCACGAATTATCTGAGTTGGCGTCAAAAAACGACGATATTAATAGGGAAGCTCATCAATTAAATGAGATTCGCAAGAAGTACACTATGAGAAAAAGTACAATAGAGACTTTAAGAGAGAAATTAGATCAACTGAAACGTGAAGCTAGAAAGGACGTATCTCAAAAGATTAAAGATATTGATGATCAGATCCAACAACTATTACTCAAGCAAAGACATTTGCTGTCTAAAATGGCCTCTTCAATGAAGAGTTTAAAGAATTGTCAGAAGGAGTTAATAAGTACTCAAATCCTTCAATTTGAAGCCCAAAATATGGATGTTTCTATGAATGACGTAATTGGTTTTTTCAATGAGAGGGAAGCTGATTTGAAGAGCCAATATgaagacaagaaaaagttcGTAAAAGAAATGAGAGACACTCCTGAATTTCAATCATGGATGAGAGAAATCAGGTCTTATGACCAAGACACtaaggaaaaattgaataaagTGGCAGAAAAATACGAGGAGGAAGGGAATTTCAATCTGTCATTCGTTCAGGATGTTCTCGATAAATTAGAATCGGAGATAGCTATGGTAAACCACGACGAGTCAGCCGTAACAATTTTGGATCAAGTCACAGCCGAACTGAGAGAGTTGGAGCACACGGTTCCTCAGCAGTCGAAAGACTTGGAGACCATTAAAGCtaaattaaaagaagatCACGCAGTTTTGGAGCCCAAATTAGATGATATTGTATCAAAAATCTCTGCAAGATTTGCGCGCTTATTCAACAATGTTGGGAGTGCTGGTGCGGTTCGTCTAGAAAAGCCGAAGGACTATGCTGAATGGAAGATAGAAATCATGGTAAAATTCAGAGATAATGCACCTTTAAAAAAGTTAGATTCCCACACGCAATCAGGTGGTGAAAGAGCTGTTTCTACAGTTCTTTACATGATTGCTTTGCAAGAGTTTACCTCTGCACCATTTAGAGTGGTTGATGAAATCAATCAAGGTATGGACTCTAGAAATGAAAGGATCGTTCATAAAGCTATGGTGGAGAACGCGTGTGCCGAAAACACTtctcaatattttttaatcaCTCCAAAATTATTGACTGGCTTGCATTATCATGAAAAGATGAGAATACACTGTGTCATGGCTGGTTCTTGGATTCCAAACCCTTCTGAGGATCCGAAGATGATACATTTCGGTGAAACTTCTAACTACTCATTCGATTAA
- the PRE6 gene encoding proteasome core particle subunit alpha 4 (Alpha 4 subunit of the 20S proteasome; may replace alpha 3 subunit (Pre9p) under stress conditions to create a more active proteasomal isoform; GFP-fusion protein relocates from cytosol to the mitochondrial surface upon oxidative stress), with protein MSGYDRALSIFSPDGHIFQVEYALEAVKRGTCAVGVKGKNCVVLGCERRSTLKLQDTRITPSKVSKIDSHVVLSFSGLNADSRILIEKARVEAQSHRLTLEDPVTVEYLTRYVAGVQQRYTQSGGVRPFGVSTLIAGFDPRDDEPKLYQTEPSGIYSSWSAQTIGRNSKTVREFLEKNYDRKEPPATVEECVKLTVRSLLEVVQTGAKNIEITVVKPDSDIVALSSEEINQYVTQIEQEKQEQQEQDKKKKSNH; from the coding sequence ATGAGTGGTTACGATAGAGCTTTGTCCATTTTCTCCCCAGATGGACACATTTTCCAAGTGGAGTACGCCCTGGAGGCGGTAAAGAGGGGTACCTGTGCTGTAGGTGTCAAGGGTAAGAATTGTGTAGTATTGGGCTGCGAAAGAAGGTCTACTTTGAAGCTGCAAGACACTAGAATTACGCCTTCCAAAGTTTCCAAAATTGACTCGCATGTGGTGTTGTCATTTTCTGGTTTAAATGCAGATTCCAGAATTCTTATCGAGAAGGCTAGAGTGGAGGCCCAAAGTCACAGACTAACGTTGGAGGATCCCGTGACGGTGGAGTATCTCACACGTTATGTCGCTGGTGTGCAACAAAGGTACACGCAGTCAGGAGGTGTTAGACCATTTGGTGTGTCGACGCTGATTGCCGGCTTCGACCCGAGAGATGATGAACCCAAGCTTTACCAGACCGAGCCAAGTGGTATATACTCTTCGTGGTCCGCTCAGACCATTGGGAGAAACTCCAAGACGGTACGTGAGTTTTTGGAGAAGAATTACGATCGCAAAGAACCACCAGCCACAGTGGAAGAATGTGTCAAACTTACTGTAAGATCTCTGTTGGAGGTAGTTCAAACAGGtgcaaaaaatattgaaatcACTGTTGTTAAGCCGGACTCAGATATTGTTGCGTTGAGCAGTGAGGAAATTAACCAGTACGTCACCCAAATCgaacaagaaaagcaaGAGCAGCAAGAGCAggacaaaaagaaaaaatctaaCCATTAA